A single region of the Alteriqipengyuania flavescens genome encodes:
- the gyrB gene encoding DNA topoisomerase (ATP-hydrolyzing) subunit B: MDENSEKTGENARNSNSYGADSIKVLKGLDAVRKRPGMYIGDTDDGSGLHHMVFEVSDNAIDEALAGHCDLVLIELNADGSVSVEDNGRGIPVDMHKEEGVSAAEVIMTQLHAGGKFENTSDDNAYKVSGGLHGVGVSVVNALSEWLELVIWRDGKVHEMRFEHGEAVKSLEVTGDAPPVASNGDDNGLKKGTRVTFMPSTETFKNVTTFDFDKLEHRYRELAFLNSGVRILLRDNRGEDVAEHDLFYEGGIAAFVSYLDRNKQPLVPDPISVSAEKDGIGIDVALEWNDSYYENVLCFTNNIPQRDGGTHLAAFRAALTRTLNNYASASGLMKKEKVSLSGEDMREGLTAIVSVKLPDPKFGSQTKDKLVSSEVRQPLESLMGEKMTEWLEENPAHAKAIIQKIIDAAAAREAARRAREMSRKGAMSIASLPGKLADCQNRDPAQCELFLVEGDSAGGSAKQGRDRKIQAILPLKGKILNVERARFDRIIGSKEVGTLIQAMGTGLRDEFDLDKLRYHKIVIMTDADVDGAHIRTLLLTFFHRQMPEIVKNGHLFIAQPPLFKVSKGRSEVYLKDQAALDRYLVDGGLQDRILLSDSDECNEAELRPMVEQALRIRNLIAFVPRKYDPAIIEAMALAGAFDPAASREAREAAMTRAAERMQMSDPEATWSGTLTDNGARLDRVWRGVTDVHLIEGKFLESAEARRLHGLVAGLGDIYANPARLVKRGSAEAEAQAAADAAEDETDVEAPAFKPDGMITRPTELLDAVLAAGRKGMSVQRYKGLGEMNAEQLWETTLDPDNRALLQVKVEDADVTDEIFTRLMGDVVEPRREFIQDNALNVANLDV, translated from the coding sequence ATGGACGAGAACAGCGAAAAGACGGGCGAAAACGCCCGCAATTCCAACAGCTATGGCGCCGATTCCATCAAGGTCCTGAAGGGCCTCGATGCCGTGCGCAAGCGGCCCGGCATGTATATCGGCGACACGGACGATGGATCGGGCCTGCACCACATGGTCTTCGAAGTCTCCGACAACGCCATCGACGAGGCGCTGGCCGGGCACTGCGACCTGGTGCTGATCGAACTCAACGCCGACGGCAGCGTCAGCGTGGAAGACAACGGCCGCGGCATCCCGGTGGACATGCACAAGGAAGAAGGCGTCTCCGCGGCGGAGGTCATCATGACCCAGCTGCACGCCGGCGGGAAGTTCGAGAATACGAGCGACGACAACGCCTACAAGGTGTCCGGCGGCCTCCACGGGGTCGGCGTGTCGGTGGTGAACGCCCTGTCCGAATGGCTGGAGCTGGTCATCTGGCGCGACGGCAAGGTTCACGAAATGCGTTTCGAGCATGGCGAGGCGGTGAAATCGCTCGAAGTTACCGGCGATGCCCCCCCGGTGGCGAGCAACGGCGACGATAACGGCCTGAAGAAGGGCACCCGCGTCACCTTCATGCCCAGCACGGAAACGTTCAAGAACGTGACCACATTCGATTTCGACAAGCTGGAGCATCGCTACCGCGAGCTTGCCTTCCTCAATTCCGGCGTGCGCATCCTGCTGCGCGACAATCGCGGCGAGGACGTGGCCGAGCACGACCTGTTCTACGAAGGCGGCATCGCGGCATTCGTGTCCTATCTCGACCGCAACAAGCAGCCGCTGGTGCCCGATCCCATTTCGGTGAGCGCGGAAAAGGACGGCATCGGCATCGACGTCGCGCTGGAATGGAACGACAGCTATTATGAAAACGTCCTGTGCTTCACCAACAACATCCCGCAGCGTGACGGTGGCACCCACCTCGCCGCATTCCGCGCCGCGCTGACCCGCACGCTGAACAACTACGCCAGCGCCAGCGGGCTGATGAAGAAGGAAAAGGTCAGCCTGTCGGGCGAGGACATGCGCGAAGGGCTGACCGCCATCGTCTCCGTCAAGCTGCCCGATCCCAAATTCGGCAGCCAGACGAAGGACAAGCTGGTCTCCTCCGAAGTGCGCCAGCCGCTGGAAAGCCTGATGGGCGAGAAGATGACCGAGTGGCTGGAGGAAAATCCCGCCCACGCCAAGGCGATCATCCAGAAGATCATCGATGCCGCCGCCGCGCGCGAGGCTGCGCGCCGTGCGCGCGAGATGAGCCGCAAGGGCGCGATGAGCATCGCCAGCCTGCCCGGCAAGCTGGCCGACTGCCAGAACCGCGATCCGGCTCAGTGCGAACTGTTCCTGGTGGAGGGCGATTCCGCTGGCGGCAGCGCCAAGCAGGGACGCGACCGCAAGATCCAGGCCATCCTGCCGCTGAAGGGCAAGATCCTGAACGTGGAACGCGCAAGGTTCGACCGGATTATCGGGTCGAAGGAAGTCGGCACGCTGATCCAGGCGATGGGCACGGGGCTGCGCGACGAATTCGATCTCGACAAACTGCGCTATCACAAGATCGTGATCATGACCGACGCCGACGTCGACGGCGCACATATCCGCACGCTGCTGCTCACTTTTTTCCATCGCCAGATGCCGGAGATCGTTAAGAACGGGCACCTGTTCATCGCCCAGCCGCCACTGTTCAAGGTCAGCAAGGGCCGCAGCGAGGTTTACCTGAAGGACCAGGCGGCGCTGGACCGCTACCTGGTCGATGGCGGCCTGCAGGACCGCATCCTGCTGTCCGACAGCGACGAGTGCAACGAGGCCGAGCTGCGCCCGATGGTCGAACAGGCGCTGCGCATCCGCAACCTGATTGCCTTCGTACCGCGCAAGTACGATCCGGCGATCATCGAGGCGATGGCGCTGGCCGGCGCGTTCGATCCCGCAGCGTCGCGCGAAGCGCGGGAAGCCGCCATGACCCGCGCCGCCGAACGGATGCAGATGAGCGATCCGGAAGCGACATGGAGCGGGACGCTGACCGATAATGGCGCGCGGCTCGACCGGGTGTGGCGCGGCGTGACCGACGTGCATCTCATCGAAGGCAAGTTCCTCGAAAGCGCCGAGGCGCGCCGCCTCCACGGCCTTGTCGCCGGGCTGGGCGATATCTACGCCAATCCCGCGAGGCTGGTGAAGCGCGGCAGCGCCGAAGCCGAAGCGCAGGCGGCGGCCGATGCGGCCGAGGACGAGACCGACGTGGAAGCGCCCGCTTTCAAGCCCGACGGCATGATCACCCGCCCGACCGAACTGCTCGACGCGGTCCTTGCCGCCGGGCGCAAGGGCATGTCGGTACAGCGCTACAAGGGGCTGGGCGAAATGAACGCGGAACAGCTGTGGGAGACCACGCTCGACCCCGACAACCGCGCCCTGCTGCAAGTGAAGGTGGAAGACGCCGACGTGACGGACGAAATCTTCACCCGGCTGATGGGCGACGTGGTCGAACCGCGCCGCGAGTTCATTCAGGATAACGCGCTGAACGTCGCCAACCTCGACGTCTGA
- a CDS encoding PEP-CTERM sorting domain-containing protein (PEP-CTERM proteins occur, often in large numbers, in the proteomes of bacteria that also encode an exosortase, a predicted intramembrane cysteine proteinase. The presence of a PEP-CTERM domain at a protein's C-terminus predicts cleavage within the sorting domain, followed by covalent anchoring to some some component of the (usually Gram-negative) cell surface. Many PEP-CTERM proteins exhibit an unusual sequence composition that includes large numbers of potential glycosylation sites. Expression of one such protein has been shown restore the ability of a bacterium to form floc, a type of biofilm.) codes for MDTDAGTGTFTGTAINSLGETAILDLSLSGYLDALNSGFDYKAGGGAYDAATQDFFTSAAGTITIGNKTYTLNPHDPLAGSTTFQFGDGANDKTGDFGGSAWLNVLHPWGYQLPHWDINFDLTKRPTEVPAPGGVALFGLGLMGLWAGSKRRRKVAAA; via the coding sequence CTGGACACGGACGCCGGCACCGGCACCTTCACCGGCACGGCGATCAACAGCCTGGGTGAAACCGCGATTCTCGACCTGTCGCTGTCGGGCTATCTCGATGCGCTGAACAGCGGCTTCGACTACAAGGCCGGCGGCGGTGCCTATGACGCTGCGACGCAGGACTTCTTCACCAGCGCAGCCGGCACGATCACCATCGGGAACAAGACCTACACCCTGAACCCGCACGATCCGCTGGCCGGCAGCACGACCTTCCAGTTCGGCGACGGCGCCAACGACAAGACGGGCGATTTCGGCGGTTCGGCCTGGCTCAACGTCCTTCACCCGTGGGGCTATCAGCTGCCGCACTGGGACATCAATTTCGACCTGACGAAGCGCCCGACCGAAGTTCCCGCTCCCGGCGGTGTCGCCCTCTTCGGTCTCGGCCTGATGGGCCTGTGGGCCGGCAGCAAGCGCCGCCGCAAGGTCGCTGCCGCCTAA
- a CDS encoding tetratricopeptide repeat protein yields MKTFAFTRMIAPGLLLATAACSLGGGDPLANAEEAFAQRDYHAARLELAKALKETPGHPLAVLLQAKLNFADGKLDPVRATLRQNERLVAELPEGRLLMGEVAHLDGLHEQAIAHLREVLKAYPGHGQASTVLAQSFDATGEKAEAFATIRPIADRATASPQALALASRLADSTGADNPYRARRTLQRDGEYVALLRTADRALSNDENEKAAAQCDTLRARDGDGDPLVLNNAAVALDRLGRKGEAFSLAQRAHALTPDDPQVQDTLGWAMLRAGGNKARALSLIRSASNAVPGNLKIRWHLANALAENGQRAKAKRLIANIREFAAPQQRAEFDRLLARL; encoded by the coding sequence ATGAAGACGTTCGCATTCACCCGCATGATCGCTCCCGGCCTGCTGCTGGCCACCGCCGCCTGCAGCCTCGGCGGAGGCGATCCGCTCGCCAACGCCGAAGAGGCGTTCGCTCAGCGCGACTACCACGCCGCGCGGCTGGAGCTTGCCAAGGCGCTGAAGGAAACGCCGGGCCATCCGCTCGCTGTGTTGCTGCAGGCCAAGCTCAACTTTGCGGACGGCAAGCTCGACCCGGTCCGCGCCACGCTGCGCCAGAACGAGCGCCTGGTGGCAGAGCTGCCCGAAGGCCGGCTGCTGATGGGCGAGGTCGCCCATCTCGACGGGCTGCACGAGCAGGCCATCGCCCATTTGCGCGAAGTGCTGAAAGCCTATCCCGGCCATGGGCAGGCCAGCACCGTGTTGGCCCAGTCCTTCGACGCGACGGGTGAAAAGGCAGAGGCGTTTGCGACCATCCGCCCGATCGCCGATCGCGCCACCGCCAGTCCGCAGGCGCTCGCGCTGGCATCGCGGCTGGCCGATTCGACGGGTGCCGACAATCCCTACAGGGCGCGCCGCACGCTCCAGCGCGACGGTGAATATGTCGCCCTGCTGCGCACCGCCGACCGCGCCCTCTCCAATGACGAGAACGAGAAGGCCGCAGCGCAGTGCGACACGCTGCGCGCCCGCGACGGTGACGGCGACCCGCTGGTGCTCAACAACGCCGCGGTCGCGCTCGACCGGCTGGGGCGCAAGGGGGAGGCCTTCTCGCTCGCCCAGCGGGCCCACGCCCTCACGCCCGACGATCCGCAGGTGCAGGACACGCTCGGCTGGGCGATGCTGCGCGCCGGCGGCAACAAGGCGCGCGCGCTTTCGCTGATCCGGTCCGCCAGCAATGCGGTGCCGGGCAACCTGAAGATCCGCTGGCACCTCGCCAATGCGCTGGCGGAGAACGGCCAGCGGGCCAAGGCGAAGCGGCTGATCGCCAACATCCGCGAATTTGCCGCGCCGCAACAGCGCGCCGAATTCGACCGCCTGCTCGCCCGGCTCTAG
- a CDS encoding 1-acyl-sn-glycerol-3-phosphate acyltransferase, with product MRWIIVRIFKAKGWRIVGNLPAHLDKYVIAGAPHSSNWDFVFFVGATAAEGVRPAFMGKHTLFKGIMRNFMFDMGGVPIDRSRRANVVEQVVEEYNRRSDLALVIAPEGTRTSNGEWRSGFYNIAVAAGVPIVPAWVNPQEHVLGFGEPIEPSGDYGADLMKIARFLRDARPDYDRYKVLEAQAQALIDAAG from the coding sequence GTGCGCTGGATCATCGTGCGCATTTTCAAGGCGAAGGGCTGGCGGATCGTCGGCAACCTGCCCGCGCATCTCGACAAATATGTCATCGCCGGTGCCCCGCATTCGTCGAACTGGGATTTCGTGTTCTTCGTCGGCGCCACCGCGGCGGAAGGGGTGAGGCCCGCCTTCATGGGCAAGCACACGCTGTTCAAGGGCATCATGCGCAATTTCATGTTCGACATGGGCGGCGTGCCGATCGACCGCAGCCGCCGCGCCAACGTGGTCGAGCAGGTGGTCGAGGAGTACAACCGGCGCAGCGACCTTGCGCTGGTGATCGCGCCGGAAGGGACGCGCACTTCGAACGGCGAATGGCGGTCCGGCTTCTACAACATCGCGGTCGCCGCCGGGGTGCCGATCGTGCCGGCCTGGGTGAACCCGCAGGAGCATGTGCTGGGCTTCGGCGAGCCGATCGAGCCGAGCGGCGATTACGGCGCGGACCTGATGAAGATCGCCCGCTTCCTGCGCGATGCGCGCCCCGATTACGATCGCTACAAGGTGCTGGAAGCGCAGGCCCAGGCGCTGATCGACGCGGCCGGCTGA
- a CDS encoding class I adenylate-forming enzyme family protein — MGSLAGMPQPVDLSAPFGSFPAAIASIAAAKGENIALRDDGGDLSWRDLADRVERIAARLQDSGLEQGQAVAILGTSSIAYALAFLAAVRAGGVAAPLTTSASSAQLAAMLADSGARHIFIDRGKLAELGEAFGGECERIVLDEGLDDWMAPQGTSAQPFAPEPGDPFNIIYSSGTTGTPKGIVHSHAMRWRQFAPTAASYLGAGIAVRSLASTPLYSNTTMVGFLPVLLAGGTVRIMGKFDAARWLAHAEADRTTVAMLVPVQYGRLLAERSFDRADLSALRIKYCTSAPFSAELKAQVLRRMPGGLIEIYSMTEGGVVCLLPCHEFPDKLHTVGRPAPGSELKVLDEAENPVPPGTPGNLVGRSHTMMSGYRGRPEATAEAYWTDPATGETWQRMGDIGRVDVDGFVELVGRAKDMIISGGFNIYPSDLEAELEREDAVIEAAVVGIESDRWGETPVGFAVLEQGGDAQAVLDAVNARLGKTQRLSALHAIDAMPRSHIGKLLKTELREEAKRLQD; from the coding sequence ATGGGTAGTCTGGCGGGCATGCCGCAACCCGTCGATCTTTCCGCGCCTTTCGGCAGCTTCCCCGCCGCAATCGCCTCGATCGCTGCCGCAAAGGGAGAGAATATCGCCCTGCGCGACGATGGCGGGGATCTGTCGTGGCGCGACCTTGCCGACCGGGTCGAGCGGATCGCCGCCCGGTTGCAGGACAGCGGGCTCGAGCAGGGGCAGGCCGTCGCGATCCTCGGCACGTCGTCCATCGCCTATGCGCTGGCTTTCCTTGCTGCCGTGCGCGCGGGCGGGGTCGCCGCGCCGCTGACCACCAGCGCCTCGTCTGCGCAGCTTGCCGCCATGCTCGCCGACAGCGGCGCGCGGCACATCTTCATCGACCGGGGCAAGCTGGCAGAGCTGGGCGAGGCCTTCGGCGGCGAATGCGAGCGTATCGTGCTGGACGAAGGGCTGGACGACTGGATGGCCCCGCAAGGCACATCCGCGCAGCCCTTCGCGCCCGAGCCCGGCGATCCCTTCAACATCATCTATTCCAGCGGGACAACGGGCACGCCCAAGGGCATCGTCCACTCGCACGCCATGCGCTGGCGGCAATTCGCGCCGACCGCGGCATCCTATCTGGGCGCGGGGATCGCAGTGCGCTCGCTCGCGTCGACACCGCTTTATTCGAACACAACGATGGTCGGCTTCCTGCCCGTGCTGCTCGCGGGCGGCACGGTGCGGATCATGGGCAAATTCGACGCCGCGCGCTGGCTCGCCCATGCGGAGGCGGATCGCACGACTGTCGCGATGCTGGTGCCGGTCCAGTACGGCCGCCTGCTGGCAGAGCGGAGCTTCGACCGGGCCGACCTGTCCGCCTTGCGCATCAAGTATTGCACCAGCGCGCCGTTTTCCGCCGAACTGAAGGCGCAGGTCCTGCGCCGGATGCCGGGCGGGCTAATCGAGATCTATTCCATGACGGAAGGCGGGGTGGTCTGCCTGCTGCCGTGCCACGAATTCCCGGACAAGCTGCACACCGTCGGCAGGCCGGCGCCGGGAAGCGAACTGAAGGTGCTCGACGAAGCGGAGAATCCCGTCCCGCCCGGCACGCCCGGCAACCTTGTCGGCCGATCGCACACGATGATGTCGGGCTATCGCGGCAGGCCGGAAGCCACGGCCGAGGCATACTGGACGGATCCCGCGACCGGCGAGACGTGGCAGCGCATGGGCGACATCGGCCGCGTCGATGTTGACGGTTTCGTGGAGCTGGTGGGCCGCGCGAAGGACATGATCATCTCCGGCGGCTTTAATATCTATCCCAGCGACCTCGAGGCCGAGCTGGAGCGCGAAGACGCGGTGATCGAAGCCGCGGTGGTCGGCATCGAGAGCGATCGCTGGGGCGAAACGCCGGTCGGCTTCGCGGTGCTGGAACAGGGCGGGGACGCGCAGGCGGTGCTGGATGCCGTCAATGCGCGGCTGGGCAAGACCCAGCGGCTTTCCGCGCTCCACGCCATCGACGCGATGCCGCGCAGCCATATCGGCAAGCTGCTGAAGACCGAACTGCGCGAGGAAGCGAAGCGGCTGCAGGATTGA
- a CDS encoding L-serine ammonia-lyase has protein sequence MLSVLDIFRIGIGPSSSHTVGPMRIARMFAAAALRSKRCADIARVTVELQGSLALTGEGHGTLKATMLGLMGHRPDRLDPDEGEAALEALAAGGELVLGGECALRFDPRRDIDLAGHIIPDLHPNGMKLAAHGADGAVLLERTYYSTGGGFVASEKQLRTKPTDDRVESEPTPYEFTSAADLLALCDSHDRPICEIVLANEDARRDRARTMAGLDRIAEAMDQCIERGLTQRGTLPGGLKVARRAPDMWDNLSANPLSNEREQLFDWLNCFAMAVNEENAAGGRVVTAPTNGAAGIIPAVMRFYCKDGEDRACRDSRRRFLLTAGAIGLLYKQRASISGAEMGCQGEVGVACSMAAGGLAALWGGTPAQVASAAEIGMEHNLGLTCDPVGGLVQVPCIERNAIGAVKAVNAARLALHRTGAESCVSLDQVIETMRQTGIDMSSKYKETSQGGLAVNVIEC, from the coding sequence ATGCTTTCCGTGCTCGACATTTTCCGCATAGGGATTGGCCCTTCCAGCAGCCACACGGTGGGACCGATGCGCATCGCGCGCATGTTCGCCGCGGCCGCGCTGCGTTCGAAAAGATGTGCGGACATTGCCCGCGTCACGGTGGAATTGCAGGGCTCGCTGGCGCTGACCGGGGAAGGGCACGGCACGCTCAAGGCGACCATGCTGGGCCTGATGGGCCACCGCCCCGACCGGCTCGACCCGGACGAGGGGGAGGCGGCGCTGGAAGCCCTTGCGGCCGGCGGCGAACTGGTGCTGGGCGGCGAATGCGCGCTTCGTTTCGACCCGCGCCGCGACATTGACCTTGCCGGGCACATCATCCCCGATCTCCATCCCAACGGCATGAAGCTTGCCGCGCACGGCGCAGACGGCGCGGTGTTGCTGGAACGGACCTATTATTCCACCGGCGGCGGTTTCGTGGCGAGCGAGAAGCAGCTGCGCACCAAGCCGACCGACGACCGGGTGGAAAGCGAACCCACCCCGTACGAATTTACCTCCGCTGCCGATCTCCTCGCCCTGTGCGACAGCCACGACCGGCCGATCTGCGAAATCGTGCTCGCCAACGAGGATGCGCGGCGTGACCGGGCGCGCACGATGGCCGGGCTCGACCGGATTGCCGAGGCGATGGACCAGTGTATCGAGCGCGGGTTGACCCAGCGCGGCACGCTGCCGGGCGGGCTGAAAGTCGCGCGCCGTGCGCCCGACATGTGGGATAACCTGTCCGCCAACCCGCTTTCCAACGAACGCGAGCAATTGTTCGACTGGCTCAATTGCTTCGCCATGGCGGTGAACGAGGAGAACGCCGCCGGTGGCCGCGTGGTGACCGCGCCCACCAACGGTGCGGCGGGCATCATCCCGGCGGTGATGCGCTTCTATTGCAAGGATGGCGAAGACCGCGCCTGCCGCGACAGCCGCCGCAGGTTCCTCCTCACCGCGGGCGCGATCGGCCTCCTCTACAAGCAGCGCGCCAGCATTTCGGGCGCCGAAATGGGCTGCCAGGGCGAAGTGGGCGTCGCCTGCTCGATGGCGGCGGGCGGCCTCGCGGCCCTGTGGGGCGGCACGCCGGCGCAAGTCGCCAGCGCGGCGGAAATCGGCATGGAACACAACCTCGGCCTGACCTGCGATCCCGTGGGCGGGCTGGTGCAGGTGCCGTGCATCGAACGCAACGCGATCGGCGCCGTGAAGGCGGTCAACGCGGCGCGCCTCGCCCTCCATCGCACCGGCGCCGAAAGCTGCGTCAGCCTGGACCAGGTGATCGAGACGATGCGCCAGACGGGGATCGACATGTCCAGCAAGTACAAGGAAACCAGCCAGGGCGGGCTGGCGGTGAACGTCATCGAATGCTGA
- a CDS encoding PAS domain-containing hybrid sensor histidine kinase/response regulator, translating to MGEFIVRWDGVVLAVALCGMLVAWLQGSLRFERLTAEQRKEVDRIAARERSASLSLAERNRQLELTEEIAEIGHWRLDLESNGLFWSDGIARIHGIEPGKTPPLAEAIDFYHPEDRETVAAHVEEGRANGTPWIFRARLIAADGTHKYVEARGQPELDPQGNPVALFGMLADRSGEYRMRSEVEAERDRANEVSRAKAAFLSRLSHQLREPAATVVGYSDMLSREVGEPNLLRSLEQVSRSAGRITEILDDVLDLAQVEAGAMSVDVAPTDLGALLKDIVDRSCQRAREKHLSLSLRVDESVPAAILTDERRLRQIVENLVANAIIYTDSGFIVVAAKAVDGMLKITVRDTGIGIDPAAHKVIFEEFRQLPVNVARPEGGIGLGLPIGRQLARMLGGQLMVDSTPGNGSTFTLSIPCRRSEATPRPHRVEPPQEPALPPARSAARQPAPSPRPASRKRAQPGRVLLAEDHEINQLLIVKMGYALGLAVDVAENGQVAIDMVRAADEAGTPYALVLMDLQMPVMTGLEACLALREAGWDAERLPILAISANAFPDDVKACADAGMQGHIAKPVTLERLAAAVRPYVQVTRAAGKAA from the coding sequence GTGGGCGAATTCATCGTGCGCTGGGACGGTGTGGTGTTGGCAGTGGCGCTGTGCGGCATGCTGGTGGCGTGGCTGCAGGGCAGCCTGCGCTTCGAGCGGCTGACGGCAGAGCAGCGCAAGGAGGTGGACCGGATCGCCGCCCGCGAGCGCTCGGCCAGCCTGTCCTTGGCAGAACGCAACCGCCAGCTTGAACTGACCGAGGAGATCGCCGAAATCGGCCACTGGCGGCTGGATCTGGAAAGCAACGGACTGTTCTGGTCCGACGGAATTGCCCGCATCCACGGAATTGAGCCCGGCAAGACGCCGCCGCTGGCCGAAGCGATCGATTTCTACCACCCCGAAGACCGCGAGACAGTGGCAGCCCACGTCGAGGAAGGCCGCGCCAACGGCACGCCGTGGATTTTCCGCGCCCGCCTGATCGCCGCCGACGGCACGCACAAATATGTCGAGGCACGCGGCCAGCCCGAACTCGATCCGCAAGGCAACCCGGTCGCCCTGTTCGGCATGTTGGCCGACCGCAGCGGCGAATACCGGATGCGCAGCGAAGTGGAGGCCGAGCGCGACCGCGCCAACGAGGTGAGCCGCGCCAAGGCGGCCTTCCTCTCACGCCTCAGCCACCAGTTGCGGGAACCCGCAGCCACGGTGGTCGGCTACAGCGACATGCTGTCGCGCGAGGTGGGGGAGCCGAACCTGCTGCGCTCGCTCGAACAGGTTTCGCGCAGCGCGGGCCGGATTACCGAAATCCTCGACGACGTGCTCGACCTTGCCCAGGTGGAGGCAGGCGCGATGTCGGTCGATGTCGCGCCGACCGATCTCGGTGCGCTGCTGAAGGACATCGTGGACCGCAGCTGCCAGCGCGCCCGCGAAAAGCACCTGTCGCTGTCCCTCAGGGTCGACGAAAGCGTGCCTGCCGCCATCCTGACCGACGAACGCCGCCTGCGCCAGATCGTCGAAAACCTCGTCGCCAACGCCATTATCTATACCGACAGCGGCTTCATCGTAGTGGCGGCCAAGGCCGTGGACGGGATGCTGAAGATCACGGTGCGCGATACGGGCATCGGGATCGACCCGGCCGCGCACAAGGTCATTTTCGAGGAATTCCGCCAGCTTCCGGTCAATGTCGCGCGGCCAGAGGGCGGCATAGGACTGGGGCTGCCGATCGGGCGCCAGCTCGCCCGGATGCTCGGCGGGCAGCTGATGGTCGATAGCACGCCGGGCAACGGCAGCACGTTCACCCTGTCGATCCCCTGCCGGCGGAGCGAGGCGACGCCGCGGCCGCACCGGGTGGAGCCCCCGCAAGAGCCCGCCCTTCCGCCAGCCCGTTCCGCGGCCCGCCAGCCGGCGCCCTCGCCGCGTCCGGCAAGCCGGAAGCGAGCGCAGCCCGGCCGCGTCCTGCTTGCCGAGGATCACGAAATCAACCAGCTGCTGATCGTCAAGATGGGGTACGCGCTGGGCTTGGCGGTAGATGTCGCGGAAAACGGGCAAGTGGCCATCGACATGGTGCGCGCGGCCGATGAGGCCGGCACGCCCTACGCCCTCGTCCTGATGGACTTGCAGATGCCGGTGATGACCGGTCTGGAAGCGTGCCTCGCCCTACGCGAGGCGGGTTGGGATGCCGAACGCCTGCCGATCCTGGCGATCAGCGCCAACGCCTTTCCCGACGACGTGAAGGCCTGCGCTGATGCCGGGATGCAGGGCCACATCGCCAAGCCCGTCACGCTGGAGCGACTGGCCGCTGCGGTCAGGCCCTATGTGCAGGTTACGCGCGCTGCCGGAAAGGCGGCCTGA
- a CDS encoding ZIP family metal transporter, translating to MLTVLAVVLVVSGALIAGAVWGVYGKLSGRLEGFLVALAGGALLLSVTSELIQPSVERGGLFPAMLGVAAGAIVFTVCDYLIDEKWGEKSGGGLLAAITLDGIPENLALGVALIGAGGLEVAALAGSILLSNLPEAAGGAREMADSGRAKGKVVGLWAGTALLLSLAAIAGYLALDTVGEEALAIIRCFAAGAVVASLATEVFPKAYREDSHLAGVATALGVILAFGLGSLGGG from the coding sequence ATGCTGACGGTCCTTGCCGTCGTCCTGGTGGTGTCCGGCGCGTTGATCGCCGGGGCCGTGTGGGGCGTTTACGGCAAGCTGTCAGGGCGGCTCGAAGGGTTCCTCGTCGCGCTTGCGGGTGGGGCCTTGCTGCTTTCTGTAACGAGCGAGCTTATCCAGCCGTCGGTCGAACGCGGCGGGCTGTTCCCGGCCATGCTGGGGGTGGCGGCAGGCGCCATCGTGTTCACCGTGTGCGATTACCTGATCGACGAGAAATGGGGCGAGAAATCGGGCGGCGGCCTGCTCGCCGCGATCACGCTGGACGGGATACCGGAGAACCTGGCGCTCGGCGTGGCGCTGATCGGGGCCGGCGGGCTGGAAGTCGCGGCGCTCGCCGGGTCGATCCTGCTGTCGAACCTGCCCGAAGCAGCGGGCGGCGCGCGCGAGATGGCCGACAGCGGACGGGCGAAGGGCAAGGTCGTGGGCCTGTGGGCCGGGACCGCGCTGCTCCTTTCCCTGGCCGCCATTGCGGGCTATCTCGCGCTCGACACGGTCGGGGAAGAGGCGCTGGCGATCATCCGCTGCTTCGCTGCCGGGGCCGTTGTCGCCAGCCTTGCCACCGAGGTCTTTCCCAAGGCCTATCGCGAAGACAGCCACCTTGCAGGCGTGGCCACCGCGCTCGGCGTCATCCTTGCCTTCGGCCTCGGCAGCCTTGGCGGCGGCTAG